The Oceanotoga teriensis DNA window CTATATTAGTATTCATAAAATCACCTCTAAAAATAATAAAATGCTTTACACTATAATTCTACTATATTTGTCATTTATAAACAGTAAAGAAGATGTTTAAAAGTCATGTATTAGAGAACAATTTCACAATCATAATTAAAATAATAAACTTGACATTAAAAAAATAAAATGATATCATAAACATACTAATGGTATGTTTGTATAAAAGGAGGTGATTTTTATATCAAGAAATAAGTATCCAGAAAAAACAATTGAAAATATATTAGATGTAGCTTTAGAACTATTTATAAAAAAAGGATATGAAAATACTTCTATTCAAGAAATTGTAAATAATCTCGATGGGCTTAGTAAAGGCGCTATTTACTATCATTTTAAGTCTAAAGAAGATATTTTAAATTCCGTTGCAGAAAAAATTTATTCATCAACAAATACAATTATGATGGACATAAAAAATGATTCAAATTTAAATGGGTTAGAAAAACTGAAAAAAATGTTCTCTATTTCTTTAAAAAATCCAAATCAAAATAAAATGTTTTCAGTTGCACCCAAATTGTTAAATAATCCAAATATTCTTGCATTGCAAATGAAAGAAATTATAGAAAATACAGCCCCAAATTACATAAAACCAATAATAGAAGAAGGAATAAAAGATGGATCTATTAAAACAAATTATCCAAAAGAATTATCAGAAATAATGATATTAATTTCAAATATATGGCTAAATCCTTTAGTCTATAAAAACACAAATGAAGAAATGTTGAATAAAATAAAGTTTTATGATTATTTACTTAAAAAAATAAATATAGATATTTTTGATCAAACTATGTATGATCAAATAGTAAAATTAAATGAATTATCAAATAAATAACTGTCAATTAATTTGACAGTTATAAAAAAAACATTATACATACCTACGGTCGGTATTAAAAGGAGATATTTAATGAATAAAAATTTTATATTCATTGTTATAGGACAAATAATTTCTTTATTTGGAAACTCTATTTTAAGATTTACTCTTCCACTATATTTATTAAGAATCACAGAATCTATATCATTATTTGGAATAGTTTCAGCAATATCATTTATACCTTTAATAATAATGTCATTAATAGGAGGAGTAATTGCAGATAGAAAAAACAAACGAAATATAATGGTATTTTTAGATTTTTTTACAGCTTTTATAATATTTATTTATACAATAATATATAAT harbors:
- a CDS encoding TetR/AcrR family transcriptional regulator, whose protein sequence is MIFISRNKYPEKTIENILDVALELFIKKGYENTSIQEIVNNLDGLSKGAIYYHFKSKEDILNSVAEKIYSSTNTIMMDIKNDSNLNGLEKLKKMFSISLKNPNQNKMFSVAPKLLNNPNILALQMKEIIENTAPNYIKPIIEEGIKDGSIKTNYPKELSEIMILISNIWLNPLVYKNTNEEMLNKIKFYDYLLKKINIDIFDQTMYDQIVKLNELSNK